One genomic window of Pseudomonadota bacterium includes the following:
- a CDS encoding flavin-dependent monooxygenase: MNTRVQSITAVPTGDELRRRAHALVPVLRERAADCERQASVPAATIEAFEGAGFFRILQPALYGGYEMWPTEFFEVVTILARGCPSSAWVLSVLGIHNWEAGLIDPAVAQALWRDDPEVRFSSSYAPFGKARRVSGGYRLEGRWPWSSGCDHATWVILGCDAEQDDGSFNRVACMVPRDGYEIDDSSWRSAGMSGTGSKDIVVRDAFVPARHVHNIQRAIELNEPGTRSFTADTYKLSFGVCFAYSLASVALGIGEAAIADYLPYMRKRCAAYDGSRFQDDPVVQRTLAEAHSMVDSARLKYERDFREMATFVARGEAVPLERRIFYKWNSAAVARLCRDAVNLLMPSCGGSAFNLANPMQRYFRDINCVAQHLYLSFDRGACNYGMHLLSGSNKDVMV; the protein is encoded by the coding sequence ATGAACACACGAGTCCAATCCATCACCGCCGTGCCTACGGGCGATGAACTGCGGCGCCGCGCCCATGCGCTGGTGCCGGTGCTGCGCGAGCGCGCCGCCGACTGCGAACGCCAGGCCAGCGTGCCGGCCGCGACCATCGAAGCGTTCGAGGGCGCCGGCTTCTTCCGCATCCTGCAGCCCGCCCTCTACGGCGGCTACGAGATGTGGCCGACCGAGTTTTTCGAAGTGGTCACCATCCTCGCCCGCGGCTGCCCGTCCAGCGCCTGGGTGCTGTCGGTGCTCGGCATCCACAACTGGGAGGCGGGCCTCATCGACCCGGCGGTCGCGCAAGCCCTGTGGCGTGACGACCCCGAGGTGCGCTTCTCGTCCTCCTATGCGCCTTTCGGCAAGGCGCGCCGCGTGTCCGGCGGTTATCGCCTGGAAGGGCGCTGGCCGTGGTCCAGCGGCTGCGACCACGCGACCTGGGTGATCCTCGGCTGCGACGCCGAACAGGACGACGGCTCGTTCAACCGCGTGGCCTGCATGGTGCCGCGCGATGGCTACGAGATAGACGACTCGTCCTGGCGCTCGGCCGGCATGAGCGGCACCGGCAGCAAGGATATCGTGGTGCGCGACGCTTTCGTCCCGGCGCGCCACGTGCACAACATCCAGCGCGCCATCGAACTCAACGAACCCGGCACGCGCAGCTTCACCGCCGACACCTACAAGCTGTCCTTCGGTGTGTGTTTCGCCTACTCGCTGGCGAGCGTCGCGCTCGGCATCGGCGAGGCGGCGATCGCCGACTACCTGCCCTACATGCGCAAACGCTGCGCCGCCTACGACGGCAGCCGCTTCCAGGACGACCCGGTGGTGCAGCGCACGCTCGCCGAGGCACATTCGATGGTCGACAGCGCGCGGCTCAAGTACGAGCGCGACTTTCGCGAAATGGCCACGTTCGTCGCGCGCGGCGAGGCGGTGCCGCTGGAGCGGCGCATCTTCTACAAGTGGAACTCGGCGGCCGTCGCGCGCCTGTGCCGCGACGCGGTGAATCTCCTGATGCCGAGCTGCGGCGGCTCGGCGTTCAATCTCGCCAACCCCATGCAGCGCTATTTCCGCGACATCAACTGCGTTGCCCAGCACCTCTATCTCA